In a single window of the Rhizobiaceae bacterium genome:
- a CDS encoding aspartate-semialdehyde dehydrogenase, whose translation MGFKVAIVGATGNVGREMLDILEERGFPADEVVALASRRSQGTEVSYGDRTLKVKALDSYDFSDTDICLMSAGGNVSKEWSPKIGKQGCIVIDNSSAWRYDADVPLVVPEVNPDAVEGFTRKNIIANPNCSTAQMLVALKPLHDAATIKRIVVSTYQSVSGAGKEGMDELFSQSRAVFVADPIEAKKFTKRIAFNVIPHIDVFMEDGYTKEEWKMVAETKKMLDPKIKVTATCVRVPVFIGHSEAINLEFEKPITADEARDILRDAPGCVVIDKRENGGYVTPVESAGEDATYISRIREDPTVENGLALWVVSDNLRKGAALNAVQIAELLVARGLITPKKKAA comes from the coding sequence ATGGGTTTCAAGGTAGCAATTGTCGGCGCGACGGGAAATGTCGGCCGCGAAATGCTCGACATTCTCGAAGAACGCGGCTTTCCCGCCGATGAAGTCGTGGCGCTGGCCTCGCGCCGCAGCCAGGGCACCGAAGTGTCTTATGGGGACCGCACCCTCAAGGTGAAAGCGCTGGACAGCTACGATTTTTCCGACACGGACATCTGCCTCATGTCGGCGGGCGGCAATGTGTCCAAGGAATGGTCGCCGAAGATCGGCAAGCAGGGCTGCATCGTCATCGATAACTCTTCCGCGTGGCGCTACGACGCGGACGTCCCGCTGGTCGTCCCCGAGGTGAACCCCGACGCCGTGGAGGGCTTCACCAGGAAGAACATCATCGCGAACCCGAACTGCTCGACCGCGCAGATGCTCGTGGCGCTCAAGCCGCTCCACGACGCGGCGACGATCAAGCGGATCGTCGTCTCGACCTATCAATCGGTGTCCGGCGCCGGCAAGGAAGGCATGGACGAGCTGTTTTCGCAGTCGCGCGCGGTTTTCGTTGCCGATCCCATCGAGGCGAAGAAGTTCACCAAGCGCATCGCCTTCAACGTCATCCCGCACATCGACGTGTTCATGGAGGATGGCTACACCAAGGAAGAGTGGAAGATGGTCGCCGAGACCAAGAAGATGCTCGACCCGAAGATCAAGGTGACGGCAACCTGCGTGCGCGTGCCGGTGTTCATCGGGCACTCGGAAGCCATCAACCTTGAATTTGAAAAGCCGATCACGGCGGACGAAGCGCGCGACATCCTGCGCGACGCGCCGGGCTGTGTCGTCATCGACAAGCGCGAGAATGGCGGCTACGTCACGCCTGTCGAAAGCGCTGGCGAGGATGCGACTTATATTTCACGCATCCGCGAAGACCCGACCGTCGAAAACGGATTGGCCCTATGGGTCGTCTCGGACAATCTGCGCAAGGGAGCGGCCCTCAATGCCGTTCAGATCGCCGAACTGCTGGTCGCTCGCGGGCTTATCACGCCGAAGAAGAAGGCTGCTTAA
- a CDS encoding FAD-binding oxidoreductase has protein sequence MNYDIVIVGGAIVGSSIAYFLRKEGFVGTIAVVERDPQFEHSSTTLSAASIRQQFSIRENIRLSQFTLGLFRSLKDEFGANADIGFREGGYLLLASGEGLPVLSANHDVQMSEGASILLEDAEALARRFQWLSTDGVAAGAYGESGEGWFDAHALLMLFRKALRGMNVDLIQSEVGSIGREGCKVNSVTLKDGTTLGAGTIVNAAGPNAGAVAAMAGLLLPVEPRKRTVFVFEARDRFQDMPLLVDPSGIYVRPEGSVYITGGAENEDGEQAADPADFNPEWSLFEETIWPTLANRIPAFEAIKMTRAWAGHYDYNTLDQNAVIGPHPEVANFIFANGFSGHGLQQAPAVGKAIAELVIHGSYQTIDCSVFGYERVTAGRAFRELNII, from the coding sequence TTGAACTACGATATTGTCATTGTCGGCGGAGCCATCGTCGGAAGTTCCATCGCATATTTCCTTCGCAAGGAAGGCTTTGTTGGAACAATCGCGGTAGTGGAGCGCGATCCGCAGTTCGAGCATTCCTCCACCACGCTTTCAGCCGCCTCGATTCGCCAGCAATTCTCGATCCGCGAGAACATCCGCCTTTCACAGTTCACGCTCGGACTTTTTCGGAGCCTGAAAGACGAATTCGGTGCGAACGCGGATATCGGGTTCCGGGAAGGCGGCTATCTGTTATTGGCGTCAGGCGAGGGACTACCGGTACTGTCGGCAAACCATGACGTCCAGATGAGCGAAGGCGCCAGCATCCTTCTGGAAGATGCCGAAGCGCTTGCCCGGCGCTTCCAATGGCTCTCGACTGACGGGGTCGCGGCAGGCGCATATGGCGAAAGCGGAGAGGGATGGTTCGATGCGCACGCCCTGCTGATGCTGTTCAGAAAGGCCCTGCGCGGCATGAATGTCGATCTCATCCAGAGCGAGGTCGGATCGATCGGGCGAGAGGGCTGCAAGGTCAATTCCGTCACGCTGAAGGACGGCACGACGCTCGGGGCAGGCACCATCGTCAACGCGGCCGGACCTAATGCCGGCGCGGTCGCCGCCATGGCGGGCCTTCTCCTGCCGGTCGAACCGCGCAAGAGAACGGTGTTTGTGTTCGAAGCGCGCGACAGGTTCCAAGACATGCCCTTGCTGGTTGATCCGAGCGGCATCTATGTCCGACCGGAAGGCTCCGTCTATATCACCGGCGGGGCGGAGAATGAGGATGGAGAACAGGCCGCCGATCCAGCCGATTTCAACCCCGAATGGTCACTTTTCGAAGAAACCATCTGGCCGACGCTGGCCAACCGGATTCCGGCCTTCGAAGCCATCAAGATGACGCGCGCCTGGGCGGGCCACTACGACTACAACACGCTGGACCAGAACGCAGTCATCGGCCCCCACCCCGAAGTAGCGAACTTCATATTCGCCAACGGGTTTTCCGGCCACGGCCTCCAGCAGGCCCCGGCGGTCGGCAAGGCAATCGCCGAACTTGTCATCCACGGAAGCTATCAGACCATCGACTGCTCGGTGTTCGGCTATGAGCGCGTGACAGCGGGGCGCGCATTCCGCGAACTCAACATCATCTGA
- the leuB gene encoding 3-isopropylmalate dehydrogenase: protein MAARKLFLLSGDGIGPEAMAEVKKIIAAMNKNGAGFETDEGLAGGSAYDAHGKAISDADMDKALAADAVLFGAVGGPKWDGVPYEVRPEAGLLRLRKDLALFANLRPAICYPALAESSSLKKDVIEGLDILIVRELTGGVYFGEPKEIIDLGNGQKRGIDTQVYDTFEIERISGVAFELARTRRNHVTSMEKRNVMKSGVLWNEVVTQTHKAKYSDVKLDHMLADAGGMQLVRWPKQFDVIVTDNLFGDMLSDVAAMLTGSLGMLPSASLGAADGKTGKRKALYEPVHGSAPDIAGKGIANPIAMIASFAMCLRYSFGMVEEADRLEGAIADVLDDGLRTKDIMSAGMTEVGTVAMGDAILARFVS from the coding sequence ATGGCAGCGCGCAAGCTTTTCCTTCTCTCCGGTGACGGTATCGGCCCGGAAGCGATGGCGGAGGTCAAGAAGATCATTGCCGCGATGAACAAAAACGGCGCCGGATTCGAGACCGACGAGGGACTGGCGGGCGGCTCGGCCTACGACGCCCACGGCAAGGCGATTTCCGATGCGGACATGGACAAGGCGCTCGCCGCCGATGCCGTTCTCTTCGGCGCGGTCGGCGGCCCGAAATGGGACGGCGTGCCCTATGAGGTGCGCCCCGAGGCGGGTCTGCTGCGGCTGCGCAAGGACCTTGCCCTGTTCGCCAATCTGCGCCCCGCGATCTGCTATCCCGCCCTCGCCGAATCCTCGTCGCTGAAGAAGGACGTGATCGAGGGCCTCGACATCCTCATCGTGCGCGAGCTGACCGGCGGGGTCTATTTCGGCGAGCCGAAGGAGATCATCGATCTCGGCAACGGCCAGAAGCGCGGTATCGACACGCAGGTCTATGACACGTTCGAGATCGAGCGCATTTCCGGCGTCGCCTTCGAGCTGGCGCGGACTCGCCGCAACCATGTTACCTCGATGGAAAAGCGCAACGTCATGAAGTCCGGTGTGCTGTGGAACGAGGTCGTCACCCAGACCCACAAGGCGAAATATTCCGACGTGAAGCTCGACCACATGCTGGCCGATGCAGGCGGCATGCAGCTTGTGCGCTGGCCCAAGCAGTTCGACGTGATCGTCACCGACAACCTGTTCGGCGACATGCTTTCCGATGTCGCGGCGATGCTGACCGGCTCGCTCGGCATGCTGCCCTCGGCCTCGCTCGGCGCGGCGGACGGCAAGACCGGCAAGCGCAAAGCACTCTATGAGCCGGTGCACGGCTCGGCCCCCGATATTGCGGGCAAGGGCATCGCCAATCCCATCGCCATGATCGCATCTTTCGCAATGTGCCTGCGCTATTCGTTCGGCATGGTCGAGGAGGCCGACAGGCTGGAAGGCGCAATCGCCGACGTTCTGGATGACGGGTTGCGCACGAAGGACATCATGTCCGCCGGGATGACCGAAGTCGGCACAGTCGCGATGGGTGATGCAATCCTCGCGCGGTTCGTCTCCTAG
- a CDS encoding CoA ester lyase, whose translation MPLSALHRWPMQSSQPFRPRRSVLYVPASNPKALAKVPDIASDAVIFDLEDSVGPDEKAAARARLVEVLAALPRDGKELIVRINALSSEWGADDLSAAGACRPDAILLPKVDTPRDILEADEALDEVDAGLRIWAMIETPRAMLNLGPIAELGRDRAARLACLVVGTNDLAKETGIAITNDRRFLAPHLAHIVMAARAGGVDVLDGPFNDFSDAASFEDQCRQAAQMGFDGKTLIHPSQIPIANGAFTPPAEAVEEARAVAEAFALPENAGKGVISVKGRMVERLHLVQAEKLLARVSAMKGRRE comes from the coding sequence ATGCCGCTATCCGCGCTGCATAGATGGCCCATGCAGTCCAGCCAGCCGTTTCGCCCCCGCCGTTCTGTCCTCTACGTGCCGGCCTCAAACCCCAAGGCGCTTGCGAAGGTGCCGGACATCGCCAGCGATGCAGTGATCTTCGATCTGGAGGATTCGGTCGGCCCCGATGAAAAGGCGGCGGCGCGCGCCCGGCTTGTGGAGGTGCTGGCTGCCCTGCCGAGGGACGGCAAGGAATTGATCGTTCGAATCAATGCGCTTTCCAGCGAATGGGGCGCGGATGACCTTTCCGCCGCGGGCGCCTGCCGTCCCGACGCGATCCTGCTGCCGAAAGTCGATACGCCGCGCGACATCTTGGAGGCCGACGAGGCGCTTGACGAGGTGGATGCGGGATTGCGCATCTGGGCGATGATCGAGACACCCCGCGCCATGCTGAACCTCGGGCCGATCGCGGAGTTGGGACGCGACCGCGCGGCAAGGTTGGCCTGCCTTGTCGTCGGCACCAACGATCTCGCGAAGGAAACAGGCATTGCGATTACCAATGACCGACGGTTCCTTGCGCCGCATCTTGCTCATATCGTCATGGCCGCGCGTGCGGGCGGCGTCGACGTACTCGACGGCCCGTTCAACGATTTCAGTGATGCGGCTTCTTTCGAGGACCAATGCCGGCAGGCCGCGCAGATGGGCTTCGACGGGAAAACGCTGATCCACCCTTCGCAAATTCCGATTGCAAACGGTGCGTTCACACCTCCTGCGGAGGCGGTTGAGGAAGCGCGCGCCGTAGCAGAAGCGTTTGCCTTGCCCGAGAATGCCGGCAAAGGGGTCATTTCGGTCAAGGGGCGCATGGTCGAGCGGCTGCATCTGGTTCAGGCCGAAAAACTGCTGGCCCGGGTTTCCGCCATGAAGGGGCGTCGGGAATGA
- a CDS encoding RidA family protein encodes MSRRLISTGSPFEKTAGYSRAVVQGDWCFVSGTTGYDYATMAMPESVEDQTRNCLSTIGAALAEGGFELADVVRAHYYVTDRSYVDRVFPILGETFGDIRPAATMIVCQLNKPEMKIEIEVTALKRI; translated from the coding sequence GTGAGCCGTCGGCTGATCTCGACCGGCTCGCCATTCGAAAAGACGGCGGGCTACAGCCGCGCTGTCGTGCAGGGTGACTGGTGCTTCGTCTCAGGCACGACCGGCTACGACTACGCCACGATGGCCATGCCCGAAAGCGTGGAGGACCAGACGCGGAACTGCCTTTCCACCATCGGCGCGGCATTGGCTGAAGGCGGCTTCGAACTGGCCGATGTGGTGCGCGCCCACTACTATGTCACCGACCGGTCCTATGTGGACCGCGTATTTCCGATCCTCGGAGAAACTTTCGGCGACATACGTCCGGCTGCAACGATGATCGTGTGCCAACTCAACAAGCCGGAGATGAAAATTGAAATCGAAGTGACGGCATTGAAGCGCATCTGA
- a CDS encoding metallopeptidase family protein: MARIYQTRAWGEQLSPSLDELELLALESYASLPDGFRELTGEVVVQIADFPTDEVMDALSLETPFDLLGLFEGRGIAERWNPATGEGPNRVTLYRRAILDYWSENEETLGSIITHVLIHEIGHHFGLSDDDMERIEGSIE, encoded by the coding sequence ATGGCACGGATCTATCAGACCCGCGCATGGGGAGAGCAGCTTTCCCCTTCTCTTGACGAACTGGAATTGCTTGCGCTTGAGAGCTACGCAAGCCTGCCCGACGGGTTTCGCGAGCTGACCGGCGAAGTCGTCGTCCAGATCGCGGATTTTCCGACCGACGAGGTCATGGACGCGCTTTCACTCGAAACGCCCTTCGACCTGCTTGGGCTGTTCGAAGGCCGAGGCATCGCCGAGCGCTGGAATCCGGCAACCGGCGAAGGGCCAAATCGTGTGACGCTCTACCGGCGCGCCATCCTCGACTATTGGTCGGAGAACGAGGAAACGCTCGGCAGCATCATCACCCACGTCCTCATCCACGAGATAGGCCACCATTTCGGCCTGTCCGACGACGACATGGAGCGCATCGAGGGTTCGATCGAGTAG
- the leuD gene encoding 3-isopropylmalate dehydratase small subunit: MDKFTTLTGVAAPLRIVNIDTDMIIPKDYLKTIKRTGLAKGLFAEMRFNEHGHENQDFVLNKPAYRKAQILVAGDNFGCGSSREHAPWALLDFGIRCVISTSFADIFYNNCFKNGILPVVVSPEDLEKLMDDAERGANATLTVDLEEQEIRGPDGGVVKFSIDEFRRHCLLNGLDDIGLTLEKSSAIDSFEKKTAESRPWA; encoded by the coding sequence ATGGACAAGTTTACAACGCTCACCGGCGTCGCGGCGCCCCTGCGGATCGTCAATATCGACACCGATATGATTATCCCCAAGGACTATCTGAAAACGATCAAGCGCACCGGACTCGCAAAGGGCCTCTTCGCCGAGATGCGCTTCAACGAGCATGGCCACGAAAACCAGGATTTCGTGCTGAACAAGCCCGCCTACCGCAAGGCCCAGATCCTCGTGGCGGGCGACAATTTCGGCTGCGGGTCCAGCCGTGAGCATGCCCCATGGGCGCTGCTCGATTTTGGCATTCGTTGCGTGATTTCGACGAGCTTTGCCGACATCTTCTACAACAATTGCTTCAAGAACGGCATACTGCCGGTGGTGGTGAGCCCAGAAGACCTCGAAAAGCTGATGGACGACGCCGAACGCGGAGCCAATGCGACGTTGACGGTCGACCTCGAAGAACAGGAAATTCGCGGCCCGGATGGCGGCGTCGTGAAATTCTCCATCGATGAGTTCCGTCGCCACTGCCTCCTGAACGGACTCGACGACATCGGCCTGACGCTTGAGAAATCCAGCGCAATCGACAGCTTCGAGAAGAAAACCGCCGAAAGCCGTCCCTGGGCGTGA
- a CDS encoding DUF1737 domain-containing protein: protein MKLYRFLSGPDDSSFCHKVTAALNKGWHLYGSPTYAFDTETRTMRCGQAVVKEVDGVEYDPSIKLGDF from the coding sequence ATGAAACTGTACAGGTTCCTGAGCGGGCCGGATGATTCGAGCTTCTGCCACAAGGTCACCGCAGCATTGAACAAGGGCTGGCACCTGTACGGATCGCCCACCTATGCCTTTGACACCGAAACCAGAACCATGCGCTGCGGGCAGGCGGTCGTGAAGGAGGTCGATGGCGTCGAATACGATCCCTCGATCAAGCTCGGCGACTTCTGA